A window of the Amycolatopsis solani genome harbors these coding sequences:
- a CDS encoding M16 family metallopeptidase has translation MARQVSGHEQPVGTTRTLESTPDGAVVKRSVLPGGLRVITEHVPASRSATVGLWVGIGSRDEPVAVAGAAHYLEHLLFKGTKNRDAKQIAEEIDAVGGEFNAFTAKEHTCYYAQVLDADLPLAVDLVTDVVFEALCTDRDMDMERSVVLEEISMRDDDPEDLLHETFVSAILGDHVLGRPVLGTEKSIIEMSPSALRSFYKRRYTLPRMVLAVAGNVDHNQVLRLVRKALKDRLNGTATPVAPREGRARIKTVPKLALHTDDTEQAHVMLGLRSLSRHDERRFALSVLNAALGGGMSSRLFQEIREQRGLAYQVYSSVASYADTGHMAVYAGCQPEKLGDVAGVIRELLDKVGVDGLTDAEVARAKGQLRGGLVLGLEDTSSRMSRIGKTELNYGRYLGVDDTIARIDAVTTEDVCALARTLFARPGGVTAAAVVGPYAHADDLPDDLHEVIAS, from the coding sequence ATGGCACGGCAGGTTTCCGGGCACGAACAGCCCGTCGGCACCACCCGCACGCTCGAGTCCACTCCGGACGGTGCGGTCGTCAAGCGCAGCGTGCTGCCCGGCGGCCTGCGCGTGATCACCGAGCACGTCCCGGCGTCCCGCTCGGCCACGGTCGGGCTGTGGGTCGGCATCGGCTCCCGCGACGAGCCGGTCGCCGTCGCCGGTGCCGCGCACTACCTCGAGCACCTGCTGTTCAAGGGCACGAAGAACCGCGACGCCAAGCAGATCGCCGAGGAGATCGACGCGGTCGGCGGCGAGTTCAACGCCTTCACGGCGAAGGAGCACACCTGCTACTACGCGCAGGTGCTCGACGCCGACCTCCCGCTGGCCGTGGACCTGGTCACCGACGTCGTGTTCGAGGCGCTGTGCACCGACCGCGACATGGACATGGAGCGCAGCGTCGTCCTCGAAGAGATTTCGATGCGCGACGACGACCCCGAAGACCTGCTGCACGAGACGTTCGTCAGCGCGATCCTCGGCGACCACGTGCTCGGCCGCCCGGTGCTCGGCACCGAGAAGTCGATCATCGAGATGTCGCCGTCCGCGCTGCGGAGCTTCTACAAGCGCCGCTACACCCTGCCGCGGATGGTGCTGGCCGTGGCCGGGAACGTCGACCACAACCAGGTGCTGCGCCTGGTGCGCAAGGCGCTCAAAGACCGCCTGAACGGGACCGCGACGCCGGTCGCGCCGCGCGAGGGCCGCGCCCGGATCAAGACCGTGCCGAAGCTGGCGCTGCACACCGACGACACCGAGCAGGCGCACGTCATGCTGGGCCTGCGGTCGCTGTCGCGCCACGACGAGCGGCGCTTCGCGCTGTCGGTGCTCAACGCGGCCCTCGGCGGCGGCATGAGCTCGCGGCTGTTCCAGGAGATCCGGGAGCAGCGCGGGCTGGCCTACCAGGTGTACTCGTCGGTCGCGAGCTACGCCGACACCGGCCACATGGCCGTGTACGCGGGCTGCCAGCCGGAGAAGCTCGGCGACGTCGCCGGCGTCATCCGCGAGCTGCTCGACAAGGTCGGCGTCGACGGCCTGACCGACGCCGAGGTGGCCCGCGCGAAGGGCCAGCTGCGCGGCGGGCTGGTGCTGGGCCTCGAGGACACGTCGTCGCGGATGTCACGGATCGGCAAGACCGAGCTCAACTACGGCCGCTACCTGGGCGTCGACGACACGATCGCGCGCATCGACGCGGTGACCACCGAGGACGTGTGTGCGCTCGCTCGCACTTTGTTCGCGCGCCCGGGCGGGGTCACGGCGGCGGCGGTCGTCGGGCCGTACGCTCACGCCGACGACCTTCCTGACGACCTGCACGAGGTGATCGCTTCATGA
- the dapB gene encoding 4-hydroxy-tetrahydrodipicolinate reductase, protein MTINVGVLGARGRMGATVVKAVESAGDMKVVAALDAGDDFSALAEAQVVVDFTHPDAVMDNLKYLVEHDVHAVVGTTGFSEERLASLRALLEPKPSLGVLIAPNFALGAVLAMRFAAQAAKFYASAEIIELHHNRKADAPSGTAAHTARMIAAARAEAGVTPGPDATTSELDGARGASVEDVHVHSVRLPGLVAHEEILFGGEGETLTIRHDSLDRTSFMPGVLLGVREVLKRPGLTVGLENVLDL, encoded by the coding sequence ATGACCATCAACGTCGGTGTGCTCGGTGCCCGGGGCCGGATGGGCGCGACGGTGGTGAAGGCCGTGGAAAGCGCGGGCGACATGAAGGTCGTCGCGGCGCTGGACGCGGGCGACGACTTCTCGGCGCTCGCCGAGGCGCAGGTGGTCGTGGACTTCACCCACCCCGACGCCGTGATGGACAACCTGAAGTACCTGGTGGAGCACGACGTCCACGCGGTCGTCGGCACCACGGGCTTCAGCGAGGAGCGGCTGGCCTCCTTGCGTGCCTTGCTGGAGCCGAAGCCGTCGCTGGGTGTGCTGATCGCGCCGAACTTCGCCCTCGGCGCGGTGCTGGCCATGCGGTTCGCGGCCCAGGCGGCGAAGTTCTACGCCTCCGCCGAGATCATCGAGCTGCACCACAACCGCAAGGCCGACGCGCCTTCGGGCACCGCCGCGCACACCGCCCGGATGATCGCCGCTGCGCGGGCCGAGGCGGGCGTGACGCCGGGCCCGGACGCGACGACGTCCGAGCTGGACGGCGCCCGCGGCGCTTCGGTCGAGGACGTCCACGTCCACTCGGTCCGCCTGCCGGGCCTGGTCGCCCACGAGGAGATCCTGTTCGGCGGCGAGGGGGAGACCCTGACCATCCGCCACGACTCCCTCGACCGGACGTCGTTCATGCCGGGCGTGCTGCTCGGCGTGCGCGAGGTGCTGAAGCGCCCCGGCCTGACGGTCGGCCTGGAAAACGTCCTCGACCTGTGA
- a CDS encoding tetratricopeptide repeat protein produces the protein MKARNVALLMTAALVVYLVLLADRAFALFASGTGAGIALGVGVLLLPLLGIWIVVVTWRNGLQIQRLSRRLDAEGELPDVSDLPRRPSGRVDRDAADAWFQDRRAEVEADQENWRAWYKLAYAYDIAGDRRRARETMKRAVELEAADRSGAE, from the coding sequence GTGAAGGCCCGCAACGTCGCGCTGCTGATGACGGCGGCGCTCGTCGTCTACCTGGTCCTGCTCGCCGACCGGGCGTTCGCGCTGTTCGCGTCGGGGACGGGCGCGGGGATCGCGCTGGGCGTCGGCGTGCTGCTGCTGCCGCTGCTCGGCATCTGGATCGTCGTCGTGACCTGGCGCAACGGCCTGCAGATCCAGCGGCTCTCGCGGCGTCTGGACGCCGAGGGCGAGCTCCCGGACGTCTCGGACCTGCCCCGCAGGCCCTCGGGCCGCGTGGACCGCGACGCGGCCGACGCGTGGTTCCAAGACCGCCGCGCGGAGGTCGAAGCGGATCAGGAGAACTGGCGGGCCTGGTACAAGCTGGCCTACGCGTACGACATCGCGGGCGACCGGCGCCGGGCCCGCGAGACGATGAAACGGGCGGTGGAGCTGGAAGCCGCCGACCGCTCAGGTGCCGAGTAG
- a CDS encoding 4,5-dihydroxyphthalate decarboxylase: MDLRIGCFRYDTTSRLFETTTVETADTLPEIFERLIRGNEFDVAELGLTFYLRLLEEDTPFVALPIFPNRVFRHSCVFVNTHAGITGPGDLTGRTIGEFGTYGQDSGVWAKGILMDEYGFEPEANRWVIGGLEHPSAPFGFVPHPHPPALDVTTAGDGKTLSDMLDAGELDALFSANVPQCVLDGSPNVARLFPDFVAREREYHRRTGIFPIMHTVVVRRELLREDPGLARRVYAEFEAAKDAAAARYRRNRRLYQVQTMVPWANALVDETLAHFGENWWPYGISANRVTLETYLRYHYEQGLSSRLWRLEEIFAPELLGT, encoded by the coding sequence ATGGACCTCAGGATCGGGTGCTTCCGCTACGACACCACCAGCCGGCTGTTCGAAACGACCACCGTGGAAACCGCCGATACGCTGCCGGAGATCTTCGAACGGCTGATCCGCGGGAACGAATTCGACGTCGCCGAACTCGGCCTCACGTTCTACCTGCGCCTGCTCGAAGAGGACACGCCCTTCGTCGCGTTGCCGATCTTCCCCAACCGGGTGTTCCGGCACTCCTGCGTCTTCGTCAACACCCACGCCGGCATCACCGGGCCGGGTGACCTCACCGGCCGGACCATCGGCGAATTCGGCACCTACGGCCAGGACTCGGGCGTCTGGGCCAAAGGCATCCTGATGGACGAGTACGGCTTCGAGCCCGAGGCGAACCGGTGGGTGATCGGCGGGCTCGAACACCCGTCGGCGCCCTTCGGCTTCGTCCCGCACCCGCACCCGCCGGCCCTCGACGTCACCACCGCCGGGGACGGCAAGACGCTGAGCGACATGCTCGACGCCGGCGAGCTCGACGCGCTGTTCTCCGCCAACGTCCCGCAGTGCGTGCTCGACGGCTCCCCGAACGTCGCCCGCCTGTTCCCGGACTTCGTGGCGCGAGAGCGCGAATACCACCGCCGCACCGGGATCTTCCCGATCATGCACACGGTCGTCGTCCGGCGGGAGCTCCTGCGGGAGGACCCCGGCCTGGCCCGTCGCGTCTACGCGGAGTTCGAAGCCGCGAAGGACGCCGCCGCGGCGCGCTACCGCCGGAACCGGCGGCTCTACCAGGTGCAGACCATGGTCCCGTGGGCGAACGCGCTGGTCGACGAAACTCTCGCCCATTTCGGCGAAAACTGGTGGCCCTACGGGATTTCCGCCAACCGCGTGACCCTCGAGACCTACCTCAGGTACCACTACGAGCAGGGGCTGTCGTCCCGGCTCTGGCGGCTCGAAGAGATCTTCGCGCCGGAGCTACTCGGCACCTGA
- a CDS encoding LysR family transcriptional regulator yields MDLRVLRYFVAVAEERHVGRAAGRLHMAQPPLSRAVRGLEDELGATLFERTPKGVSLTAAGALLYDEAVALLARADRIRDRVTAAGAATLTVGTLADTAEHAGARLVALFRERHPHVDVRVHETDLADPTAGLRAGLVDVALTRTPFVDNGISVHVLRPVRTGVVLRDDDPLSGRPSVSTADLAGRRWICLPDGTDPAWAAYWTSGVPGGPVVRTIQECLQAALWNGISAFAPLGQPLPPGLRVVPVVDRPPSDLVVAWPKAGGGPLVRGFVRVAASLSPADWTP; encoded by the coding sequence ATGGACCTGCGCGTGCTCCGGTACTTCGTCGCGGTGGCCGAGGAGCGGCACGTCGGCCGCGCGGCGGGGCGGCTGCACATGGCGCAGCCGCCGCTGAGCCGTGCGGTCCGCGGGCTGGAGGACGAGCTGGGCGCGACGTTGTTCGAGCGCACGCCGAAGGGCGTCTCGCTCACCGCCGCGGGCGCGCTGCTCTACGACGAGGCGGTCGCGCTGCTGGCGCGGGCGGACCGGATCCGCGACCGCGTCACCGCGGCGGGCGCGGCGACCCTGACGGTCGGCACGCTGGCGGACACCGCCGAGCACGCCGGCGCCCGCCTGGTCGCGCTGTTCCGCGAACGCCACCCGCACGTCGACGTCCGGGTCCACGAGACCGACCTCGCCGACCCGACGGCGGGACTGCGCGCGGGCCTGGTCGACGTGGCACTGACCCGGACTCCGTTCGTGGACAACGGAATCAGCGTCCACGTGCTGCGCCCGGTCCGGACCGGCGTGGTCCTGCGCGACGACGACCCCCTGTCCGGGCGGCCGTCGGTGTCCACGGCGGACCTGGCCGGCCGCCGCTGGATCTGCCTCCCGGACGGCACCGACCCGGCCTGGGCGGCGTACTGGACGAGCGGTGTGCCCGGTGGGCCGGTCGTGCGGACGATCCAGGAGTGCCTGCAGGCGGCGCTGTGGAACGGGATTTCGGCGTTCGCCCCGCTCGGCCAGCCGCTGCCGCCGGGGTTGCGCGTCGTCCCGGTGGTGGACCGCCCGCCGAGCGACCTGGTCGTGGCGTGGCCGAAGGCCGGGGGAGGCCCGCTGGTCCGCGGCTTCGTGCGGGTGGCGGCCTCGCTGAGCCCGGCGGACTGGACTCCGTGA